CACATGTAACATCATATCGAGTGAAATATTTGAAGTTATTTTGGTTTATAATTTTCTAAAAACAAAATTACCTATGAAAAAGGAAAGTTAGTTATTTATTAGAAAAATAATATTGCTTTTTAAATTTTATTTTATTTAAACTTTTAAAAAATGAAACTTACTTATTTTATAATTATTTTCTTTAATATTTTTCATTAAAAGTTTCCGTGTATTGGTAGGATACTATAATTCGTTTTTGTTTAATTTTTTTATAAAATTAATTTATTTTTAATAAAATTTTCTGTTTAAAGAATTTTATATTTTTTTATACGTACAAACACATATTTTTAATATTAACACATACTCATATACGACAACACATCATAATTGAAAAACAATTGTGCTAGCATCATAAAATGTAATAAGATTATAAGAAAAATTGAGTTGTATCAAGAAATTAAAAAAAAATATTTAGGTAATATTTTTTTCGAAAATAATATTTTATTTTTTGAAAATAATATGTGGAAGCTAAAACTTAAATATAGTTGTGAAATATTTGTAGCTATTTTTTGGTTTATAAATTATTAACATACAATTATCTATAAAAAGGAGAGTTTGTTATTTATAGTAAAATAAAAATAATACTTTTAGAATTTTCTTTTGTTTAGGCTTTTAAAAAATAAATATTACTTATTTTATAGTTAGTTTTACTTTATGATTTTTATTAAATAATTTATTGTACTTGTAGTATTTTATAATTCATTTTTTTCTAGATTTTTTTTAGTTAGTATTTTTCTTTCACAATTTTATTTATTTATTATCTTTAAAAACGAAATTTATATTTCTTAAAACAAAAAATTACTTTCAAATAACTTTTTACAATTATTTACTTATTTAGGATTTAAAAAAATAAAAATTACTATCCAATAATTTTAACAATATATAATTGTGTAAGACTATGTATTAGCAATTGTTCTTTTCCAATATCTTAAAAAGAATCATAAAAAGATATTTTTTTAATAATAACTTTTATTTTCTAAATTTCTTTTAAATTCTAAGAAAAGAGATCATATATTTGATACTTGTTGCAATCTTAAAAAAATTATTGACACATGTCATGATCATGTTAATTAGCAAATTTGAAGAGCCAAGCTTTATATAATAAGATAAATGCGATGGAAAAAATATAAAGGTCTTCTTTCTATAATTAAAAATTATTAAGATTTTTTTTTCGTAATCAGCCCAGGTATAATTAACATATACTGAATTTATATATTTAAAAATTATAAACTGAAAATATTATCTCCAGAGCAGTATACAAATTTTGTAGGCGTTTAAGAATATAAATTTGGATAAATTTGAAAGTTGCGTGCTATTAGTTTGATATCAACATGTATGATTTGATTAAATCAAATTGTCGTTAATGATAGATTGATGTTTATATCAATCACTTATTGATTGCGATTTACCACGTTTGGCTATAAATTTTAGAAATAATTTACAAACACACATAAAGAAGCTCTAATATAAGTGGTAAAAGGTTATAATTCATAAACCAAATTATGTCAACGAACGTCAAATTGTCTCTCGTTACAATTATGCAGACATGATAATTTTTGAGTATCGTTACAACAACTACGAAGAAGAATGTTTGATGATAATTCACAAAGTTTTTTTCAGAAAAAAAATCTGCTTCTGCATTTTTCTTCTCAGGGACACAAATACAAGCGGTTGAGTTGTTGTTGTGACATATGCATATCACACGAAACAAAGATTTAACACAATGATGATATAAACTTATAAAGAGATCTACAGTCAAACATATCTACAGTTCCAAAGACATTACTGAGGCAATAATACGTTGTCAAAGGTCTTTACGCGTTTGAGAAGTGAGATAAATTAGAAAGACAAAGAGGTACACAGACAGTGGTAGAACGAGTCAAAGCCCAATCTATCAATGGCAACAACAGCAAAAAAAAAAAAAAAAGAGTCAAGAGACTCAGCCTTTCTTGACCGGCCTTTGGACGTATGATTTGTTTGGATCCTCTGTCTTCAGTTTTGGAGGACGTGTCTCTCCCTTCTTGGCCTGAAGGATGAAAATAACAGAGGTTTAGATTGAAATCTCACCAAAAGAAAAAAGACAATAATTCAATAATTCAAATTAGGACGTGTCACTCTTACCTTCTTTCCTGCTTTCATGAAGTCTCTCCAGCTTGATACCTACCCATGGAAACCCAAACGTTAATAAAAACCACTTACATCAAGAACAAAAGCAATTGTTTTAGACCTGACTATATCCTGTTATAATTATTCCATGGTCAAATAGTGAACATGAGCAATTGCATATATCATCTTTATAAGAGATCAGAAAGTTATTTTCATAAGAAGTGACATGATGGTTTAAACTATTTCAGATGCGCTCTCTTGTATAAAAAGGTGAGCTAATCTGGTTCTATACTAATGAATTCATAGGCAGGTTAGGAATATAAAGATAAAGGATTAAGAAAGGTACAAACCCTGTTTTCTCTAGTTCCTTCCCACTGTTCTTCATGCTCACGTTTTTTCTTCCGTATCTCCTTTTGTTCTTCTTCATCTTTCTTCAGCCTTCCCTCTTCTTCTGATATCTAAATGTCAAGAATCAATAACACAAAAGATGAATGAATGATCGAGTGACTTCCCACGGAGAAATTATAACGCAAGGCAAACGAGAAACTCTACATACCCTCATGGCCATTTTTCTCCTACGCCACTCTTGGTCTGTTAATATCTCTCGGACCTTTAACTTCAGCTCCTTCTGAAACTCTTCAGATTGCTCATATATTTGCTCATGCTTTCCCTGTGTATGTAAAAAAGCGTATCACTACAAGTGCAGAGGAATCTGAACTGGAGAAGAAGACAAATAGAATTGACAAGAAACACAATATGAAACTGAAGATAAATACAGGTGAAATGAAGCTATCCTTTCATCTAAGCTAAATACAGGTGAAATGTAAAACCACAAAGAAACGGATTCCTTACCTCATCAACCAAGGACTTTATTTTAGAGGCGGTATCCTTCTTCAACTGTTTCTTTCTCTTCATCTTAAGCTCTTCTGCATTTCACAGTGGGAGAAAAGAAGGTTGTCGTGGGAGAGAAAGAATAATAAAAGGTAAACAACATATTATGGTATAACTTTCAAATGATCTAGCACAATGTGTAGTAGTTGTACACATGAATCTCCACTAATGGGGGTCATAAAAAAAACTCAAATGACCCATCAAACAGGTAAATACCATGATCCAATATGAACTATAAAATCTCACCTTTGGCAGCCTGGACTTGGGTGAGAATATAATCCCTTTCTTGGTCGTTGAGCAGTAGCTGTTGCGCTTTTGCCAACGCTGTTCAATAAATCAAAATCCATATAAAGATGACAAACAAATCAATACTTTTGAGGATGCCCAAGCATTACATCCTTGATGCAAACACTCAACTGGTGAATTCACATATATGCAAAGAACTACTAACCTCCAAAAGCCTCCTGTGCTTGCGGATGCTTGCATTTGTCAGGGTGAACCATCAAAGATATCTGTTAAAAGTACAGATTAGATCAAAAAAGTTTCAAGTGAACTCTCAATTAGTTTCGTAATAACTAATATCACCAAAAGGAACCCTCATGAAGATGTAAAATTAAAATGTCTTTTGAGTGACATAACTCAAAAAATAATACCTTTCTGTACTGCCTTTTAACATCATCCGTGGAAGAGTCGAAAGATAGGTTAAGATGCTCAAACGGGTTCAGCTTGAAGCATGAGAGAATCCTAAAAAGTTTCAATTTTTTTTAATAAGACATGGCTGCAGCACATCGACCATACCAGTAACAGTTCTAACAGTACAAGATAAGTAATTTACCACATCCATCCAAGAAACAGATCATATTTGATCAAAAAAAATGATAAGACCCATGTGTATAGTGAAGAAAACTATAGAAACTCAAACTCAGCGTTGTAACTACATTCATACAGCTTCCTAGGCTACGACGGTGGTCTTATAGAGACAAACATAATTGATAAGCTAATATATATTTAACTTCTAACGCAATATGAATTGCACGATAAACGCTTATACGTTGGGTCAGATCAGAGCTAAAAAACTAGGCTAAAGAAGGGAAGGAAACCTGACGACTTCGTTGTCCCTCTCAACCTCACCGACCTCCGCGAGGAAGGACTTTAGAATCGCGTCGTCGTCTACTTTGACATCTCCCATGACTTTCGTCTTTTTTTGATGATCCCTCCCTTCCCCTTCTCGACCGAATAGAGAAGACAAGAGGAAGAAACCAAACGGGGACGATTCTCTGGGATGTGTTCTGGGTTCTCAGGCGGGTCTTCGTTTGGGATATATCGGGTCGGGTCTTTCGGGGCAAAACATGTAAATTTGAATTTTTTTTTTAACGCTGATTTATTACGATCTTACAATTATGATATAGGAAAGATTACATAGACGATTCGACAACCGACAATACTACCTGCCTTATGAAGACCTACGCCTAACTGCATCACCTGAGCCGTCCTATGAAGATCCACGTCTGACCAGATTTACTTGCACCATGTTGAAGATCTCTTGCAAGTCTTTCCTCTGTAGTCTGCATAATTGTTTAATAAATCGCTCTCTCCGGGACTTGAAACCTGAATTTCCTGCAATCTGCAATAAATTGCATAGTCTGGGATTCGAACCCCAGACCTGGGTGTAGAAGCCTTTAAACCTTAACCAATAGGCTACAGTGCTTCCACAGTAAATTCGAGTTTACGAGGGGAAATTGGAAAATTGATCGTTTAGTTCTCCATCTAGCTTAAGCAGAATTTTTTCCTAACGTGTAGTTAATTTTGTAAAAATATATTAATCTTTTTTTTTGGTCCAAATATTATTGTTCTTTTCTAATATATATAAATATCTTTATTTTAACTTTTAAAAATCTCAAACATGTAATATTTTAAAAGACAATTCTCTCAAATAGCCATTTTTTAGTTTTTGTCACAAAAATAGACCTCAAAAAAGAAAATTATCAAAATAGTTCTTTTTTATTTTGAAATTTTTAATATTCATTTTTAATTTTTAAAAATTTGAAACCATATCCCCAAAAACACACCCCTTAACTCTAAAACCTAAGTCTATATTAGTTAACCCTAGGGTAAAAATGTATTTTGGGCATTTTCTTCATTGAATGCTATTTTTGTGACAAAAACTTAAAAATGATTATCCTAAAGAATTTCTCACGTGCCACACTTTGTTCTTATAAATGATTTTAGTTCAATTTTTTTTTTGCTAAAACGTAAATATCATTAAGATAATAAAGATCTGGTTACAAACTATTGAAACCGAAAAATGTTTTATAAGCCGATTGGTTTAAAGAGCCGCAAAATATTTTTTAAAAAACCCAAAAAACTTATAGAATTTAACACCAAGCAACTCAGACAATGACTTGGGGAAGTTAATATTACATTGAAACACAAAGACAACATTTTGAGCTCCCATACAAAAACACTCCTTGTTCTTCGATCAAACCTCACCCAAATGGCTCAGAGCAGGCATCGACGGAAGAGTGTGGTTTATGCCCCGGAGCTCTGCCGGAGGAGGACGTCAATATTCCCTTGTGTTATATAGTTATTACATTATGTGCCCCATGTTATTTCATTATAATAAATCTTCTTTTCATTACGTGCCCCATGTGTTTATAATTTGTTGGGTCCGTCCTGAATGTGGTGATGTTTAATTATTTAAATGAATAAAACGAGTTTTCATCTTATTTGCTAGCAATATGGGACTACAAAATTTTTGTACAAAACATAACACATCATAAATATTTCTTTCTCCAACGAGGTCATTAACCTCATTTTGAAACAATAAATTTACTTTCTAATAATCTTCACTCCTCACTTTCTTTTGAAAAACCAACAGCAACAACAACAATTATTTGGGTTAATATGCATATATATTCGAGTGTACATACTCGCATATATACACATAATAGATAGATATATTATATGCTTATGCTTCTTGTAAATTACCCCGTTTGTAAGGTCTTAAATTTATGAAGTTGCAATGCAGAAAGGCTCGACGGACAAGAGAGACCTACGTTCCTTGCAACCATTTATTCCAGCACCGATTGATTTGTTTACATAGCTTTGGGTTTTCGTGTTGTGGCCCAAAGTTTCAGCGTTATTGAGCTTCCAAGAGTAGTCACACGTGTTGAAGCAAGCTGCTCCTACGGTGTCGTCCACCGTAGACGGCGGTTTCATTGACCGAGCGAGCTGAGCCACCCTTGGCCTTGGTGGAAGAGAGTGGACTACCGGCGTCGACAGATCCGTTTTGGTTTCTAACTCATCCCATCTTGAGTTTGTTTTCGGTACACCAATAGGCTTATGGGCCAGCCTATGAACAGTTATAGGCCCAATGGGCTTTGGTGCCAGCTTAAACATAAGCTCACTGGGCTTGTACGCAAACTCGTCTTGTACCTCCTCCTCCTCTTCTTCTTCTTCGTCGGACCACTGAAGCTCATCGGTTTCGTCTTCTTCGTCGCTAACGATGTCAATTTCACAATCGGGTTCGTCGTTGATTTCCGCAAAAGTTAGGAGGAGGCGCCCGTCTTGGCGCTTGGCGGAGAAGTTGTTATGCGACGGCATGGAAACAGCCTCAAGAACCAATCGACCATTGTCACGGCGAGTTTTCATGTGCAGAGCCGAACCAGATTGGCTCGAGAGGGAACGAATCGGAGGAGGAAACGAACCGCGTGGCAGCTCCATGCATGGTGTGTGATTTGGAACCGTGATTGATTCTTGTTCAGCCTCTGTTTCTTCTTCCTCCATGGTCACTGTAAAGTTGAGAACGAGATTCGCTTCCTCCTTTTCGATCTCAGCATCTGCATACGAAGCGAATCCTTCGCAACCCGTCTCGGATCCGAGACTCTCAGTGCAAATCTCGAGGCTTTTCTCGCTCAAAGAGCTGGCGCGTTTCACCAGAGGATGAACGTACGGTGGAGGAACCGCGTCGCCGCTCGACTCCGCCTTCTTCTTGTCGGATAAGATCGAGCTCCATACATCGGATTGGGCCGGCTCGATCTCCTTGGTCTGATTCTTGACTTCTTGAATCTGAGCCCATATATCGAACCCAGATTTTGATCCTTCCTCTTCGTCAGCGACGGAGGAGGCATGGAGCTTCTCCGAGGAAGAGATCCTCTTCATAGGAAAAGACTCGTTGCGAGAGAGCCAATTCTTGGAGGACAAGTCGGCGGAGAAAGTCCGCCTGAGCGAAGGTGCAGATGAAGTGTTCGACGAAATGCCACCAAGGATGGTCACTATGCCTTCTTGCTGCTTCTTCAACGAGGAAGAGAAGCCAAGGCTCTTGCTTAAGCCACAAGCCATCATCTTAAAAATGAATCAGAACCTCTCTCAATACTATTCCCTGGCGTTCCTGCACAATTAACAATAATGATAATGTTAATCACCACTAATTACAATTGACAACTCAACAAACGAAGCTAACTATTTCTCTATAAATAGCAAATCAAATGAGATTAGCATACCTGATGATTTGAGAAATTAATCTCTGAGTGAAAATTCAAATGTGTGTTAGGTAGTGGCGTATTAAAGAGAGGAAGAGGATGATGATGATGTTTTGTGGTTAGATGGATGAGTGAGACATGAAGAGAGCAGAGTGAAGAGGCGCTTTATAGGGAAAAAAACGGCTTATTATTCATGCCCGCACTACGAAGCCTGGGAAAATACATACCCAAATAATATTAACGTGCCAAAAGATTTCTAAACTAAATAAGAATTTGAATTACATACATAAACTCATAATAAATAGCTAAAACATGCCTATAGCAGGTTATATGATGATTTGAACTTTTTTTTTTAAATTTTTTTGTAGTTTAGTCCCTATAATTTTATTTTTTGTTAATATGCCTTAAATAACTTAAATAATAAAATTTATCGTATTTATAATTTAATTTGAAAAGTACAATTTTATTTTTTTTACCTGATTTTAATTAAATTTAAATAATAAATTTAATTATTTATCAGAAATTTAGATAGTTATCATATACAATGTAAACCGAACTGGACATTGACTCGGCATTGTAACTGGGTCAATGGTCGGACCGGTCTAACCGGTTCAACCGGGTTTTAAATTATAATCAAATTTAAATAATTAAATATATATATATATATATACAATTATTTTTATAAAAATTTATATCATTTCTAGAATCTAACTTAAATTGATACATAAATAAATAAAAACTTAAAAATATATAAAAATATAATGAAAACTAATTTATTTGGAAATATACTTTTAAAAATATGATTTTAAATGAAATATTTATAAATTTGTAATTTTTTTTATTTTTTTTAATCTTAATTGAGAAAACCGGATTTTAATATTGAACCGGGTCACCGGTTTTACCGAGTTTGGCCGATTTTTTACCGGGTTTGCCGGTTTAACGCAAATCCGGTTTTTAGTACAACTCGGAACCGGTTAGAAGACTGAGTCACGGTCCGACCGGTTCGACCGGCCGGTTCCGATCCGGTTTTCAAAACACTGACAATATATTAATTAATTTAGTTATCAAAGTATGTTATGTACCTTATTAAAACATGAGAATTAATTATAAATAATCTTACTCATATGTAATATTTACAAGAAATACCACTCAATTTATATTTATATAAAATTTTCTTTACAAATATAGTCATTCAAATTTTAATCAACATAACTAAAATACTCTTTAGAAATTTGATTTTACAGTAAAGATTTTTAATAATATTACCTTTACTTAATAAAAAGAAAAGAATGGCTAGTTAACCAAAAATAGTTTCGAAAGCAGCATCTCAAGAAAAAAAATATCGCACAAAAACACTAGACCATATTACATTATTTTTATTTTGCTACAAAACTAGTATGTAATATTAATAATACACAAAAAGTTTACAAAACTATTTCCCGATTAATTCTCGTATAATTACCAAATAATTGATTCGGGGCTAGGTTAGGGTCAAGCGCACACATTACGCCTAGTGTAATTAACATTGGTTTTGATAACTACAAACAAAAATTACAAATTTTTAATTTTATTTACATTATATATATCACGCAAGCACATAATAAGATTTGCAACTAAAACAACCTAAGAAAATATAAAAAATATTTTATAAACTTTAAGAACTAGTGAGATTAAATTAGGCTTTAAATTATGATACTGTTTTTATGTTGTTTTATGTTTATTTAAATTTTTTGTATCAAATATTTCAATATGAAATAATAATAATAATATATTT
This genomic interval from Brassica oleracea var. oleracea cultivar TO1000 chromosome C2, BOL, whole genome shotgun sequence contains the following:
- the LOC106325030 gene encoding J domain-containing protein spf31-like, whose protein sequence is MGDVKVDDDAILKSFLAEVGEVERDNEVVRILSCFKLNPFEHLNLSFDSSTDDVKRQYRKISLMVHPDKCKHPQAQEAFGALAKAQQLLLNDQERDYILTQVQAAKEELKMKRKKQLKKDTASKIKSLVDEGKHEQIYEQSEEFQKELKLKVREILTDQEWRRRKMAMRISEEEGRLKKDEEEQKEIRKKKREHEEQWEGTRENRVSSWRDFMKAGKKAKKGETRPPKLKTEDPNKSYVQRPVKKG
- the LOC106322037 gene encoding protein FAF-like, chloroplastic, with the translated sequence MMACGLSKSLGFSSSLKKQQEGIVTILGGISSNTSSAPSLRRTFSADLSSKNWLSRNESFPMKRISSSEKLHASSVADEEEGSKSGFDIWAQIQEVKNQTKEIEPAQSDVWSSILSDKKKAESSGDAVPPPYVHPLVKRASSLSEKSLEICTESLGSETGCEGFASYADAEIEKEEANLVLNFTVTMEEEETEAEQESITVPNHTPCMELPRGSFPPPIRSLSSQSGSALHMKTRRDNGRLVLEAVSMPSHNNFSAKRQDGRLLLTFAEINDEPDCEIDIVSDEEDETDELQWSDEEEEEEEEVQDEFAYKPSELMFKLAPKPIGPITVHRLAHKPIGVPKTNSRWDELETKTDLSTPVVHSLPPRPRVAQLARSMKPPSTVDDTVGAACFNTCDYSWKLNNAETLGHNTKTQSYVNKSIGAGINGCKERRSLLSVEPFCIATS